In Agromyces archimandritae, one genomic interval encodes:
- a CDS encoding enoyl-CoA hydratase/isomerase family protein — protein sequence MGNESGGGTAGDGSVSVERRGAIALITLDRPRKRNALSTHLERELQRAISSEEVTGSRAVVITGEGGCFSAGADITELREMTPRAIADYYRSSGGVYEVVAALPQPVVAAITGYCLGGGLELALAADVRIADDEAVFGFPEIGIGILPSSGGVTRITRCVGTGRAADLVLRGRRFGAVEAERWGVVSEVAERGQALSRALDVAAEFAERDALALEHTKRVLEMSQEASLAGSLLLERLAYATLNRTEA from the coding sequence ATGGGAAACGAATCAGGCGGTGGCACCGCCGGCGATGGAAGCGTCTCCGTCGAGCGTCGGGGTGCCATCGCCCTGATCACCCTCGATCGGCCGCGGAAGCGCAACGCACTGTCGACCCACCTCGAGCGGGAGTTGCAGCGCGCGATCTCGAGCGAGGAGGTGACGGGGAGCCGCGCCGTGGTCATCACCGGCGAGGGGGGATGCTTCTCTGCCGGAGCCGATATCACCGAACTCCGTGAGATGACCCCCCGGGCCATCGCCGATTACTATCGCTCGAGCGGTGGCGTCTACGAGGTGGTCGCTGCGCTGCCGCAGCCCGTGGTCGCCGCGATCACCGGCTACTGCCTGGGCGGCGGTCTCGAGCTCGCGCTCGCGGCCGATGTCCGCATCGCCGACGACGAAGCGGTCTTCGGGTTTCCCGAGATCGGGATCGGGATCCTTCCCTCCTCGGGCGGCGTCACGCGCATCACCCGCTGCGTCGGCACCGGGCGGGCCGCGGACCTCGTCCTGCGCGGGCGTCGCTTCGGCGCGGTCGAGGCAGAGCGGTGGGGGGTCGTGAGCGAGGTCGCGGAGCGCGGGCAAGCGTTGTCCCGCGCGCTCGACGTCGCCGCAGAGTTCGCCGAGCGGGACGCGCTCGCGCTCGAGCACACGAAACGAGTGCTCGAGATGAGTCAGGAGGCGAGTCTTGCCGGCTCGCTGCTGCTCGAGCGTCTCGCCTACGCAACCCTCAACCGGACGGAGGCCTGA
- a CDS encoding acyl-CoA dehydrogenase family protein produces MEFAYSPRLAELKARARSLADAIEPFELECEENNGISAASHATIKQAVLDHGLNAINTPVEFGGTGLSVLEQAVVQEQLGRLTGALWDTVWRPANPLAHATPEQREQYLLPGARGDRRDAVAISEAEAGSDFSTAATTATPTEDGKYLINGEKWFVTVGDVADYLIVLAMVEPEMKPTMFLVDMDTPGITKAKTPRYTHTFVYEHPEFHFTDVEVGPEAVLGGIGEGLELTRDWFTEERLMIGARTIGAAERALELAVDWAKNRVQGGARLIDHQMIKAMIADSAAEIAVNRAYVHQVAWEFDQAEAGDQARRKTLHAKAATVKLAASEASNRVVDRCLQIFGGRGYMREYPVERLWRELRVDRIWEGTSEIQRLVIANEADKRGIQALLSFSGPAE; encoded by the coding sequence ATGGAATTCGCCTACAGCCCTCGTCTCGCCGAGCTGAAAGCCCGAGCACGCTCCCTCGCCGACGCGATCGAGCCATTCGAGCTCGAATGCGAGGAGAACAACGGGATCTCGGCCGCGTCTCACGCGACGATCAAGCAGGCCGTGCTCGATCACGGGCTGAACGCCATCAACACTCCGGTCGAGTTCGGCGGCACGGGCCTCTCGGTGCTCGAGCAGGCGGTCGTTCAGGAGCAGCTCGGTCGTCTCACCGGAGCGCTCTGGGACACGGTGTGGCGTCCGGCGAATCCGCTGGCGCATGCCACTCCCGAGCAGCGGGAACAGTACCTGCTCCCGGGCGCGCGCGGTGACCGACGCGACGCCGTCGCGATCTCCGAGGCCGAAGCCGGATCGGACTTCTCCACGGCAGCCACCACGGCGACCCCGACGGAAGACGGCAAGTACTTGATCAACGGCGAGAAGTGGTTCGTCACCGTCGGCGATGTCGCGGACTACCTCATCGTCCTGGCGATGGTCGAGCCGGAAATGAAGCCGACGATGTTCCTCGTCGACATGGACACCCCGGGGATCACGAAGGCCAAGACCCCCCGCTACACCCACACGTTCGTATACGAGCACCCCGAGTTCCACTTCACCGACGTCGAGGTCGGCCCGGAGGCGGTGCTCGGCGGGATCGGTGAGGGACTCGAGCTCACGCGCGACTGGTTCACCGAGGAGCGCCTGATGATCGGAGCCCGCACGATCGGCGCCGCAGAACGAGCCCTCGAGCTCGCCGTCGACTGGGCGAAGAACCGCGTGCAGGGAGGTGCTCGCCTCATCGATCACCAGATGATCAAGGCCATGATCGCCGACTCCGCCGCCGAGATCGCGGTCAACCGCGCATATGTGCACCAGGTGGCCTGGGAGTTCGACCAGGCCGAGGCCGGAGATCAGGCGCGCCGCAAGACGCTGCACGCGAAGGCGGCGACGGTGAAGCTCGCTGCGTCCGAAGCGTCGAACCGAGTGGTGGATCGCTGCCTGCAGATCTTCGGAGGCCGCGGCTACATGCGGGAGTACCCGGTCGAGCGGCTGTGGCGCGAACTGCGCGTCGACCGCATCTGGGAGGGCACCTCGGAGATTCAGCGCTTGGTGATCGCCAATGAGGCCGACAAGCGCGGGATCCAGGCACTCCTCAGCTTCAGCGGACCGGCGGAGTAG